In Hemiscyllium ocellatum isolate sHemOce1 chromosome 33, sHemOce1.pat.X.cur, whole genome shotgun sequence, the following are encoded in one genomic region:
- the tcf20 gene encoding transcription factor 20 produces MQSYREQSSYHGNQRLLHQEAQESPRLDSYSQHHQGPLFSGYTSRPGGEGCDQQLYPSFRREPTDYYYPRAKDLTGPQAQRRLPGPLQSGYGAQQAGGYSVQYLSEGQWRAPHSATMSGYGQFDQEAYAGQFSPGSVQQQQQQLRHQAFQTPLGSQTVAQPSPSPAHHPQHSHQPSPALLAKYQQRVAQYNPQQFQTAVSSSSSSSSSSSSSYLSPQGYSQPPGQAFDSYHVNAGAQCDGYMVNATTAPSYGTQAGYSYQAPMGKACFEQSKAGQGQQPGPQALQYPSAAKVPLGNQQFAPYCSADIPAKSPMPFHQNFSPSSNASPATPVAQSPSCSSTPSPLVVSSESLQCGPGAMGMRGRVVPLMPQPSPTPAGLMPSPGSQSAAYEGFGLEGGAEKRPSDLGQSSLTALSSQVANIPNRVQHLLISDTLALHRRQGRRPNKRPGPGGPAEHQGLEEPLKSPQAESLDGACSSSSEDPAERVRQLSGQSGTSERGYKAHNPDTVPTATCSPASSIGDSAGRPLSKEEVIAQMCRDGKGNAVPPLTEQGLARSEKPVGVIVARETMAGRGNAMALGGQGEEQNAFLTGGEKESGLQQQLSNARNIMAPSTTPNGNGLGVHQGQVALSDPLATRMDTSKSPGYLAYGLRDVPKGDGQYHYMQYPAAGYGHPGPEQFGLGDGKVHPGKPDKSHSLLQEALQANYHGRKFHSAYAPEDHYPGFLESPLQPVRQMIELTRKGGHNNSLASPPGWGESRTPGPSFSLELTKADHEPPYEPGASERKSVICDVSPSRPFGHGPLAPGCGQGQERELGRSLKAARACKAGQTVIQAGVYMGADGKAKGLMEQHQGQLRTLGQYDSREPHWKYDSFELARSSALVSMPISMGSSSTLLHQALNSRPSRGRRPCGRAGGRAGVRRRAPTRTDDKALMARAPLIKQEEALGSRLPGFLGHAREHLPILSCASAPHPPSSSHAETLSSLLTKQDGPRSSGPEGLTGLRPLRQAPNSNGVSDWADGKAFPTGDSWSSVPKDPRAPHAPEQQPSGYAALQPRLGDSTKLGEWPAEGDKSSQPPRRPNESAAQTELSVQSSILSRRRIRSFISPIPAKRLCQDPRTREADGQLAPPHGVAGVNPLHKGEPGHEAALTHSGKDSPGASVSPAVSLTSPGKLKTLPPRKGRGLKLEAIVQKIASPNGRKFPVAGLLEGASDGVTLEDILSVREGCWESEHGPTARPGVKVRGEAAAEPEAQLGGPGVAGCPQAYGGLSPATRLPYQADQASLACSPQLALGQGLAASLPKPDGLPPKGYFPSGKKRGRPLGSINKTKRQLQPCRGLQTLGEEADKSAPKKRRPRRKKAPLHSRPRRRRKPEAPAALPQEPEIKLRHVGGRVTRRRRGDAQDRIFSPYVLLERRREAALLCTIINTQEDERNRGQRGPQGHPGPASAPTPTSCAGKVLPTSSHMVAGPLVTESATLGLLLCCLCGKCANHRDLGDLFGPYYPYLYASTLPKNPPPKKLLPPPSRIKVRHKSMPELLKTGHSEDEGKELGAVLGHTRLKRRHYSEDCTPSWASPRSNKGHRRCYCCEKSPSSVSARTPRLKSELSSQVDLQLPQLPLDPNELWVHGACVLWASEVYLVSGSLYGLQEAVEMGRETKCSHCQEPGATLGCYCKGCPFNYHYICATEAGCFLNEENFSMKCPKHKHRVTKSSVTEQSERG; encoded by the coding sequence ATGCAGTCATACCGGGAGCAGAGCAGTTACCACGGAAACCAGAGGCTCCTTCACCAAGAGGCTCAGGAGTCTCCCCGACTGGACAGCTACAGCCAGCACCACCAGGGCCCCCTCTTCAGCGGCTACACCAGCCGGCCAGGCGGCGAGGGCTGTGACCAGCAGCTGTACCCGAGCTTCCGCAGGGAGCCCACCGATTACTACTACCCCAGGGCCAAGGACCTAACCGGGCCGCAGGCCCAGCGGAGGCTCCCCGGGCCTTTGCAGAGCGGGTATGGGGCACAGCAGGCCGGAGGCTACTCCGTGCAGTACCTGAGCGAGGGTCAGTGGAGGGCACCTCACTCCGCCACCATGTCAGGCTACGGCCAGTTTGACCAGGAGGCCTACGCTGGTCAGTTTTCACCCGGCagtgtgcagcagcagcagcagcagctacgACACCAGGCCTTCCAAACTCCCCTTGGCTCCCAGACGGTGGCCCAGCCTTCTCCCTCCCCCGCCCACCACCCCCAGCATTCCCACCAGCCCAGCCCGGCCCTGTTGGCCAAGTATCAGCAACGGGTGGCTCAGTATAACCCCCAGCAGTTCCAGACTGCTGTGTcgtcatcctcctcctcctcctcctcttcctcttcctcttacCTGTCACCTCAAGGCTACAGCCAGCCCCCGGGGCAAGCTTTCGATAGTTACCATGTCAACGCCGGTGCCCAGTGCGATGGCTACATGGTTAACGCCACGACTGCCCCCAGCTACGGGACCCAAGCGGGTTATAGCTACCAGGCACCAATGGGCAAGGCCTGTTTCGAACAATCAAAGGCAGGCCAGGGTCAGCAGCCTGGGCCTCAGGCCCTGCAGTACCCCAGTGCAGCCAAGGTGCCCTTGGGGAACCAGCAGTTCGCCCCCTACTGTTCAGCCGACATTCCCGCCAAATCGCCCATGCCCTTCCACCAGAACTTCAGCCCGAGTTCCAACGCCTCACCGGCCACCCCAGTGGCCCAGTCCCCCTCGTGTAGCTCCACCCCTTCCCCTCTGGTGGTGAGCAGCGAGAGCCTGCAGTGTGGGCCGGGCGCCATGGGCATGAGGGGCCGGGTGGTACCGCTCATGCcccagcccagtcccactccggcGGGCCTGATGCCGAGCCCCGGCTCGCAGTCTGCGGCCTACGAGGGGTTTGGGTTGGAAGGCGGGGCTGAGAAACGCCCCTCAGACTTGGGCCAGAGCAGCCTGACGGCCCTGAGCTCCCAGGTGGCCAACATCCCCAACAGAGTGCAGCACCTGCTCATCTCCGACACCTTGGCGTTACACCGACGGCAGGGCCGGCGACCCAACAAGAGGCCAGGCCCAGGAGGCCCGGCCGAGCACCAGGGCCTGGAGGAACCACTGAAATCACCGCAGGCCGAGTCCTTAGATGGGGCCTGCTCGAGTTCATCTGAGGACCCCGCGGAGAGAGTTCGTCAGCTCAGCGGCCAGAGCGGCACCTCGGAGCGAGGCTACAAGGCCCACAACCCAGACACCGTGCCCACGGCCACCTGCTCGCCAGCAAGCTCCATCGGTGACAGCGCCGGCCGGCCCCTTTCCAAGGAAGAAGTCATTGCCCAGATGTGTCGGGATGGTAAAGGCAACGCCGTGCCACCACTGACAGAGCAAGGCCTAGCCCGCAGCGAGAAGCCTGTCGGAGTCATCGTCGCCCGGGAGACCATGGCCGGTCGGGGCAATGCCATGGCTCTCGGGGGCCAAGGGGAGGAGCAGAACGCCTTCCTCACCGGCGGCGAGAAAGAATCCGGCCTCCAGCAGCAACTAAGCAACGCCCGCAACATCATGGCACCTTCAACTACCCCGAACGGGAACGGGCTGGGGGTCCACCAGGGCCAGGTGGCGCTCAGTGACCCCCTGGCCACAAGGATGGACACCTCCAAGTCCCCTGGCTACTTGGCGTACGGGCTTCGCGATGTGCCCAAGGGTGACGGCCAATACCACTACATGCAGTACCCAGCAGCCGGTTACGGTCACCCAGGGCCCGAGCAGTTTGGTCTGGGAGACGGGAAGGTGCACCCGGGAAAGCCTGACAAGAGCCACAGTTTGCTGCAGGAGGCTTTGCAGGCCAACTACCACGGGAGGAAGTTCCACTCGGCTTACGCTCCAGAGGATCATTACCCAGGCTTCCTGGAGAGCCCACTGCAGCCCGTCAGGCAGATGATCGAGTTGACCAGGAAAGGGGGACATAACAACAGCCTGGCCTCTCCCCCGGGCTGGGGGGAGTCGAGGACTCCCGGCCCAAGCTTCAGCCTGGAGCTGACCAAGGCCGACCACGAGCCTCCGTACGAGCCTGGGGCCTCCGAGAGGAAGTCGGTCATCTGTGATGTCTCCCCTTCGAGACCCTTCGGTCACGGGCCTTTAGCCCCGGGCTGCGGGCAAGGGCAGGAGCGGGAGCTGGGCCGCAGCTTGAAGGCGGCTCGGGCCTGCAAGGCCGGCCAGACGGTTATCCAGGCCGGAGTCTACATGGGGGCAGATGGGAAGGCCAAGGGGCTGATGGAGCAGCATCAGGGTCAGCTGAGGACCCTGGGGCAGTACGACAGCAGGGAGCCCCACTGGAAATACGACTCATTTGAGCTGGCCCGGTCTTCGGCGCTGGTCTCGATGCCAATTTCGATGGGATCCTCCAGCACCCTACTCCATCAGGCCCTCAACAGCCGACCCTCAAGGGGCAGGAGACCCTGCGGACGGGCAGGAGGTAGAGCCGGGGTGAGGAGGAGAGCGCCGACTCGGACCGACGACAAAGCTCTGATGGCCAGGGCGCCCCTGATCAAACAGGAGGAGGCGCTGGGCTCCCGGCTGCCTGGATTCCTGGGCCACGCCAGAGAGCACCTGCCCATCTTGTCTTGCGCTAGTGCCCcgcaccctccctcctcctcgcACGCCGAGACGCTCTCCTCCCTGCTGACCAAACAAGATGGCCCTCGCTCGTCCGGTCCTGAGGGGCTGACCGGCCTGAGGCCTTTACGGCAGGCCCCCAACTCCAACGGGGTGAGCGACTGGGCCGACGGGAAGGCTTTCCCAACAGGGGACAGCTGGAGCAGCGTCCCGAAGGATCCCCGAGCTCCTCACGCCCCAGAGCAGCAGCCGAGCGGCTATGCCGCGCTCCAGCCCCGCCTGGGGGATAGCACGAAGTTGGGGGAGTGGCCAGCGGAGGGGGACAAATCGTCGCAGCCCCCGCGGAGGCCGAACGAGTCTGCGGCTCAGACCGAGCTGTCGGTTCAGTCGTCCATCTTGTCCAGGAGGAGGATTCGGTCTTTCATATCACCCATTCCGGCCAAACGACTTTGCCAAGACCCCCGGACCAGAGAGGCGGACGGTCAGTTGGCCCCTCCTCACGGCGTTGCTGGTGTAAACCCATTGCACAAGGGCGAGCCAGGGCACGAAGCGGCACTGACCCACAGTGGCAAGGACAGCCCAGGGGCCAGCGTCTCTCCAGCGGTCTCCCTCACCAGTCCCGGCAAACTCAAAACTCTCCCCCCCAGGAAGGGCCGGGGATTGAAGCTGGAGGCCATTGTGCAGAAGATCGCCTCCCCCAACGGGAGGAAGTTCCCCGTGGCTGGGTTACTGGAGGGGGCGTCCGATGGGGTAACGCTCGAGGATATCCTCTCGGTCCGGGAGGGATGCTGGGAGAGCGAGCACGGGCCCACCGCGCGGCCCGGGGTCAAAGTTCGCGGAGAGGCCGCGGCGGAGCCTGAGGCCCAGCTCGGGGGCCCGGGGGTGGCCGGCTGCCCCCAGGCTTATGGGGGTCTCTCCCCGGCGACCCGCCTCCCCTACCAGGCTGACCAGGCCTCCCTGGCCTGCTCCCCGCAGCTGGCGTTAGGCCAGGGTCTAGCTGCCAGCCTCCCCAAACCTGACGGCCTGCCCCCCAAAGGGTACTTCCCGTCGGGCAAGAAGAGGGGGCGCCCCTTGGGAAGCATCAATAAGACCAAACGGCAGCTGCAGCCATGCCGGGGGCTGCAGACCCTGGGGGAGGAGGCAGACAAGAGCGCCCCCAAGAAGAGGCGGCCCAGGAGGAAGAAGGCGCCTCTACACTCACGGCCCaggaggaggaggaagccagAGGCCCCAGCGGCCTTGCCCCAAGAGCCCGAGATCAAACTGAGGCACGTGGGGGGCCGGGTCACCCGCAGGAGGAGGGGGGACGCCCAGGACCGCATCTTCTCGCCGTACGTACTCCTGGAACGGAGGCGAGAGGCGGCGCTGCTTTGCACCATCATCAACACCCAGGAGGACGAGCGGAACCGGGGCCAGAGAGGGCCCCAGGGCCACCCGGGGCCTgcgtccgcccccacccccaccagctgCGCCGGCAAAGTCCTGCCCACCTCCTCGCACATGGTGGCGGGCCCCCTGGTGACGGAGAGCGCTACCCTCGGCCTGCTGCTGTGCTGCTTGTGCGGGAAGTGCGCCAACCACCGCGACCTGGGTGACCTCTTCGGGCCCTACTACCCCTACCTTTACGCCAGCACCTTGCCCAAGAACCCACCCCCCAAGAAGCTGCTGCCCCCGCCCAGCCGGATCAAGGTCCGGCACAAAAGCATGCCCGAGCTCCTAAAGACTGGTCATTCGGAGGACGAGGGCAAGGAGCTGGGCGCGGTCCTGGGGCACACGCGCTTGAAAAGGCGCCACTACTCTGAGGACTGTACGCCGTCGTGGGCCAGTCCCCGCAGCAACAAAGGTCACCGTCGCTGCTACTGTTGTGAGAAATCGCCGTCGTCAGTGTCCGCACGGACTCCGCGATTGAAAAGTGAGCTCAGTTCCCAGGTGGATCTTCAGTTGCCTCAACTACCTCTCGATCCCAATGAACTGTGGGTGCACGGCGCCTGTGTGCTCTGGGCCAGTGAGGTGTACCTGGTCTCGGGGAGTCTCTACGGACTACAGGAGGCGGTGGAAATGGGCCGAGAGACG